A portion of the Kineosporia corallincola genome contains these proteins:
- a CDS encoding UPF0182 family membrane protein gives MTYERDPRGPRPVLNRRRRGALAPTLITLGVLIVLGLIASQMWTEVLWFQSVGYTQVYRTELLTKIALFVLGALVMGAAVAASLIIGYRSRPIYAPMSTEQVGLDRYRESIEPLRRLVGLAVPIVLGLFAGSAASQQWQTVQLWLHRVPFGEKDPQFKMDIGFFVFTLPWLQFLVSFLTAAVFLSAIAALVTHYLYGGLRVQGAGQRLTSAARVHLFVLAASFLVLRGLDYWLGRYALSTKTSRLITGLTYTDANAGLTSRGILAGVAMIIAVLFIVAAFVERARLIPLYGTALLVVSAIVIGGIYPAGVQRFQVQPSAQELENKYIQRNIQATRDAYGLDNIKTETYNAESDADQADLRESAEAIPGIRLQDPALVSPTFSQLQQIKQYYSFADTLDVDKYTIDGETSDAVVAARELNIDAAPSAQRNWVNDHIVYTHGYGLVAAYGNERTSDGEPVFLQSGIPSTGELGDYEPRIYFGENSPDYSIVGAPEGADPQELDIPDDESDSGQVNYTYQGDGGVDVGSTLRQLLYSIKFQDQNILLSNQVNSDSQILYDRSPRERVEKVAPFLELDGDPYPAVVNGKITWIIDAYTTTSQYPYSKTQVLEDATSDSITETTTAVNPLDNTRVNYIRNSVKATVDAYDGTVTLYTWDDEDPILKAWTKVFPNTVKPIGDISSQLMSHLRYPEDLFKVQRELLQQYHVTDANAFYSQQDFWTVPDDPTRDGGNSLQPPYYLTLQMPGTDTTNFSLTSTFIPAGRTRGVLTGFLAVDADAGDTAGKPREDYGQLRLLQLPKDTVISGPSQVQNTFNSDPDVSYLLNQLQRGSDSSVQRGNLLTLPLAGGLLYVQPVYVKGSGATAYPLLQKVLVSFGDEIGFADDLDGALDQVFGEARASDGDDSGDDSGGGDTSGDSAVARAQASLQSALDDASKAFKEGQTALQSSDFAAYGQAQTALEDALQRATEAETALEAAQQAAGATATATPSTSATPSSTPSSTQSSTQSATPSPSGTTSAG, from the coding sequence GTGACGTACGAGCGCGACCCACGCGGCCCCCGTCCGGTCCTCAACAGGCGACGGCGCGGTGCGCTGGCGCCCACGCTGATCACGCTGGGCGTGCTGATCGTGCTGGGGTTGATCGCGTCCCAGATGTGGACCGAGGTGCTCTGGTTCCAGTCGGTCGGCTACACCCAGGTGTACCGCACCGAGCTGCTGACCAAGATCGCCCTGTTCGTGCTGGGCGCCCTGGTGATGGGCGCGGCGGTGGCGGCCTCGCTGATCATCGGCTACCGCAGCCGCCCGATCTACGCCCCGATGTCGACCGAGCAGGTCGGTCTCGACCGCTACCGGGAGAGCATCGAGCCGCTGCGCCGCCTGGTCGGCCTGGCGGTGCCGATCGTGCTCGGCCTGTTCGCCGGGTCGGCGGCCAGCCAGCAGTGGCAGACCGTTCAGCTGTGGCTGCACCGGGTGCCGTTCGGCGAGAAGGACCCGCAGTTCAAGATGGACATCGGGTTCTTCGTGTTCACCCTGCCCTGGTTGCAGTTCCTGGTCAGCTTCCTGACCGCCGCGGTGTTCCTGTCGGCCATCGCCGCCCTGGTGACGCACTACCTGTACGGCGGTCTGCGGGTGCAGGGTGCCGGCCAGCGGCTCACCTCGGCCGCGCGCGTGCACCTGTTCGTGCTGGCCGCCTCGTTCCTGGTGCTGCGCGGCCTGGACTACTGGCTCGGCCGCTACGCCCTCTCCACCAAGACCTCGCGGCTGATCACCGGTCTCACCTACACCGACGCCAACGCCGGGCTGACCTCACGGGGCATCCTGGCCGGCGTCGCGATGATCATCGCCGTCCTGTTCATCGTCGCCGCGTTCGTCGAGCGCGCCCGGCTGATCCCGCTCTACGGCACCGCCCTGCTGGTGGTGTCGGCCATCGTGATCGGCGGCATCTACCCGGCCGGTGTGCAGCGCTTCCAGGTGCAGCCGAGCGCGCAGGAGCTGGAGAACAAGTACATCCAGCGCAACATCCAGGCCACCCGCGACGCCTACGGCCTCGACAACATCAAGACCGAGACCTACAACGCCGAGTCCGACGCCGACCAGGCCGACCTGCGCGAGAGCGCCGAGGCCATCCCGGGCATCCGGCTGCAAGACCCGGCGCTGGTCAGCCCCACGTTCTCGCAGCTCCAGCAGATCAAGCAGTACTACTCGTTCGCGGACACGCTCGACGTGGACAAGTACACGATCGACGGCGAGACCAGCGACGCCGTGGTGGCCGCCCGCGAGCTGAACATCGACGCCGCGCCCAGCGCCCAGCGCAACTGGGTCAACGACCACATCGTCTACACGCACGGCTACGGCCTGGTGGCGGCGTACGGCAACGAGCGCACCTCGGACGGCGAGCCGGTGTTCCTCCAGTCCGGCATCCCCTCCACCGGTGAGCTGGGTGACTACGAGCCGCGCATCTACTTCGGCGAGAACTCGCCGGACTACTCCATCGTGGGCGCGCCGGAGGGCGCCGACCCGCAGGAGCTCGACATCCCGGACGACGAGAGCGACAGCGGCCAGGTCAACTACACCTACCAGGGCGACGGCGGCGTCGACGTCGGCTCGACCCTGCGTCAGCTGCTCTACTCGATCAAGTTCCAGGACCAGAACATCCTGCTGTCGAACCAGGTGAACTCGGACTCGCAGATCCTCTACGACCGCTCCCCGCGGGAGCGCGTCGAGAAGGTGGCGCCGTTCCTCGAACTCGACGGCGACCCCTACCCGGCCGTGGTGAACGGCAAGATCACCTGGATCATCGACGCCTACACCACCACCTCGCAGTACCCGTACTCGAAGACCCAGGTGCTGGAAGACGCCACGTCCGACTCGATCACCGAGACCACGACGGCCGTCAACCCGCTGGACAACACCCGGGTCAACTACATCCGTAACTCGGTGAAGGCCACGGTCGACGCCTACGACGGCACGGTCACGCTGTACACCTGGGACGACGAGGACCCGATCCTGAAGGCCTGGACCAAGGTCTTCCCGAACACGGTCAAGCCGATCGGTGACATCAGCTCCCAGCTCATGTCGCACCTGCGCTACCCGGAAGACCTGTTCAAGGTGCAGCGTGAGCTGTTGCAGCAGTACCACGTGACCGACGCGAACGCGTTCTACTCGCAGCAGGACTTCTGGACGGTCCCGGACGACCCGACCCGGGACGGCGGCAACTCGCTCCAGCCGCCGTACTACCTGACCCTCCAGATGCCCGGCACGGACACCACGAACTTCTCGCTGACGTCCACCTTCATCCCGGCGGGCCGCACCCGTGGCGTGCTCACCGGCTTCCTGGCGGTCGACGCCGACGCCGGCGACACGGCGGGCAAACCGCGGGAGGACTACGGGCAGCTGAGACTGCTGCAACTGCCCAAGGACACGGTGATCTCCGGGCCCAGCCAGGTGCAGAACACGTTCAACTCCGACCCGGACGTGTCGTACCTGCTGAACCAGCTGCAACGGGGGAGCGACAGCTCGGTCCAGCGCGGCAACCTGCTCACCCTGCCGCTGGCCGGTGGTCTGCTCTACGTGCAGCCGGTCTACGTGAAGGGCTCGGGTGCCACGGCCTACCCGCTGCTCCAGAAGGTGCTGGTCTCGTTCGGTGACGAGATCGGGTTCGCCGACGATCTCGACGGCGCGCTCGACCAGGTCTTCGGCGAGGCCAGGGCCAGCGACGGCGACGACTCCGGAGACGACTCCGGCGGTGGCGACACCTCGGGCGACTCCGCGGTGGCCCGGGCCCAGGCCAGCCTCCAGTCCGCCCTGGACGACGCGTCCAAGGCCTTCAAGGAGGGGCAGACGGCGCTCCAGAGCAGCGACTTCGCCGCCTACGGCCAGGCCCAGACCGCGTTGGAAGACGCGCTCCAGCGGGCCACCGAGGCGGAGACGGCCCTGGAAGCGGCCCAGCAGGCAGCGGGCGCGACCGCCACGGCCACGCCGTCGACCAGTGCCACACCGAGCTCCACACCGAGCTCCACGCAGAGTTCCACCCAGAGCGCCACACCGAGTCCGTCGGGCACCACCTCGGCCGGCTGA
- a CDS encoding GH12 family glycosyl hydrolase domain-containing protein, with amino-acid sequence MRHRLLMTAAALAAAVGLVQAPSAGAATTLCEQYATAKIQGGKYIVQNNRWGTSSEQCIDVTDTGFTISKQDGVNPTNGAPTAYPSVFWGCHYNNCTNGFSPIRADSTDFGKITTKAGLTYISSGNWNASYDIWFDPTARKDGQNTGAEIMVWTSHSGPPQPYGSKVATGVTIAGSTYDVWYGNSGWNVVSYVRTTAAADVSFTVDDFYKDSVTRGYAQRSWYLTSVQAGFEPWSGGKGLAVKTFSVNAPVTPPTCTAAFALNTTWNTGFTADVTVKNTGGTATGSWKVKWTWPGNQTISSIWNATETRSGKTVTASSMDYNSVVPAGGTTGFGMVVNGAATTPALTCTAT; translated from the coding sequence ATGAGGCACAGACTTCTCATGACCGCCGCGGCACTCGCGGCGGCGGTCGGGCTGGTGCAGGCGCCGTCGGCCGGGGCCGCCACTACCCTGTGCGAGCAGTACGCCACCGCCAAGATCCAGGGCGGCAAGTACATCGTGCAGAACAACCGCTGGGGCACGAGCTCCGAACAGTGCATCGACGTCACCGACACGGGTTTCACGATCAGCAAGCAGGACGGGGTCAACCCGACCAACGGCGCGCCGACCGCGTACCCGTCGGTCTTCTGGGGGTGCCACTACAACAACTGCACCAACGGTTTCTCGCCGATCCGGGCCGACAGCACCGATTTCGGCAAGATCACCACGAAGGCCGGGCTGACCTACATCAGCAGCGGCAACTGGAACGCCTCGTACGACATCTGGTTCGACCCGACCGCTCGCAAGGACGGCCAGAACACCGGGGCCGAGATCATGGTCTGGACCAGCCATTCCGGGCCACCGCAGCCGTACGGGTCCAAGGTGGCCACGGGGGTGACGATCGCCGGCAGCACCTATGACGTCTGGTACGGCAACAGCGGCTGGAACGTGGTCTCGTACGTGCGCACCACCGCGGCCGCCGACGTCAGCTTCACGGTGGACGACTTCTACAAGGACTCGGTGACGCGTGGCTACGCGCAGCGGTCCTGGTACCTGACCAGTGTCCAGGCCGGGTTCGAGCCGTGGAGCGGTGGAAAGGGCCTGGCGGTGAAGACCTTCTCGGTGAACGCTCCGGTCACCCCGCCGACCTGCACGGCGGCCTTCGCCCTGAACACCACCTGGAACACCGGATTCACCGCTGACGTGACGGTGAAGAACACCGGCGGCACCGCCACCGGCAGCTGGAAGGTGAAGTGGACCTGGCCGGGCAACCAGACCATCTCCAGCATCTGGAACGCCACCGAAACCCGTTCGGGTAAAACCGTGACCGCGTCCAGCATGGACTACAACAGCGTCGTCCCGGCGGGCGGCACCACCGGTTTCGGGATGGTGGTGAACGGCGCGGCCACCACGCCGGCCCTCACCTGTACCGCCACCTGA
- the fucO gene encoding lactaldehyde reductase, translating into MAYRMIWNQTAYFGAGSIEVIPGELARRGFRKAFVVSDQVLVDTGVTGRVTALLDAAQFPYEVFSDVLPNPPIEKVQAGVAAFGAAGADVLIAVGGGSPQDTCKAIGIIVANPEFSDVRSLEGVAPTKNPSVPIIAVPTTAGTASETTINYVITDVERQRKFVCVDPHDIPVLAVVDSEMMASAPRGLKVATGLDALTHAIEGYITRGAWELSDLFHLKAITTIAGSLKAAADGDPEAAERMALGQYVAGMGYSNVGLGLVHAMAHPLGAFYSAPHGVANGVLLAPVMAFNAENSGERYRDIAVAFGVADAATMPLDEVRVAAVEAVAELTRELGNPTTLGEIGAREEDLPALAQAAFDDVCAGGNPREATVTQIEELYRSIL; encoded by the coding sequence ATGGCGTATCGGATGATCTGGAACCAGACCGCCTACTTCGGCGCCGGCTCGATCGAGGTGATCCCCGGCGAGCTCGCCCGGCGCGGGTTCCGCAAGGCCTTCGTGGTGTCCGACCAGGTGCTCGTCGACACCGGCGTGACCGGCCGGGTCACCGCCCTGCTCGACGCCGCGCAGTTCCCCTACGAGGTGTTCTCCGACGTCCTGCCCAACCCGCCGATCGAGAAGGTGCAGGCCGGCGTCGCGGCGTTCGGGGCGGCCGGGGCGGACGTGCTGATCGCCGTCGGCGGCGGCTCCCCGCAGGACACCTGCAAGGCGATCGGCATCATCGTCGCCAACCCGGAGTTCTCCGACGTGCGCTCACTGGAGGGCGTGGCCCCCACGAAGAACCCGTCGGTGCCGATCATCGCGGTGCCCACCACGGCCGGCACCGCCTCCGAGACCACCATCAACTACGTCATCACCGATGTCGAGCGGCAGCGTAAGTTCGTCTGCGTCGATCCGCACGACATCCCGGTCCTGGCCGTCGTCGACTCCGAGATGATGGCGAGCGCCCCGCGCGGCCTCAAGGTCGCGACCGGCCTGGACGCCCTGACCCACGCCATCGAGGGCTACATCACCCGGGGTGCCTGGGAACTGTCCGACCTGTTCCACCTCAAGGCGATCACCACGATCGCCGGCTCGCTGAAGGCCGCCGCCGACGGCGACCCGGAGGCCGCGGAGCGCATGGCCCTGGGCCAGTACGTGGCCGGAATGGGTTACTCCAACGTGGGTCTCGGCCTGGTGCACGCCATGGCACACCCGCTGGGCGCGTTCTACTCCGCCCCGCACGGCGTCGCGAACGGCGTCCTGCTCGCCCCGGTGATGGCCTTCAACGCGGAGAACAGCGGCGAGCGTTACCGCGACATCGCTGTCGCCTTCGGGGTGGCCGACGCCGCCACCATGCCGCTGGACGAGGTCCGCGTCGCCGCCGTCGAGGCAGTCGCCGAGCTGACCCGTGAGCTCGGCAACCCGACCACGCTGGGCGAGATCGGCGCCCGGGAGGAGGACCTGCCCGCCCTGGCGCAGGCCGCCTTCGACGACGTCTGCGCCGGGGGCAACCCGCGCGAGGCCACGGTCACCCAGATCGAGGAGCTGTACCGCTCGATCCTCTGA
- a CDS encoding GH12 family glycosyl hydrolase domain-containing protein — protein MKARIALAATAVAAAVVGGGIVLSGPASAVETTLCDQYASTKVQGGEYIVQNNVWGTSATQCIDVTDDGFTITQQDGVNSGGAPTAYPSLVWGCHYNNCTNDFSPILASSSEFDKIGSQASFTYNTGGVWNASYDIWFDPTARKDGQNTGAEIMIWANHAGGASPVGSKVGEVTTAGGTWDVWYGNSGWNVVSYVRTSAASSVDYKVTDFYDDAVDRGYAQDSWYLTSIQAGFEPWSGGKGLGIDDFAVTTDGSGGTTPDDSGTTEPTATTTATPVVTTTAPTTTDPGTGTGGETGDCAASYKVTQSWGSGFIGEVTVKNTGDSATQGWKVNWTWPSGQKLASMWNASNETSGSTVTASNVSYNGGVAKGDSTTFGMQVDGSSATPTLTCTAG, from the coding sequence ATGAAGGCTCGTATCGCGCTGGCCGCCACCGCCGTGGCCGCCGCCGTCGTCGGGGGCGGCATCGTGCTGTCCGGCCCGGCCTCGGCCGTCGAGACCACCCTCTGCGACCAGTACGCCTCCACCAAGGTCCAGGGTGGCGAATACATCGTGCAGAACAACGTCTGGGGGACGAGCGCCACCCAGTGCATCGACGTCACCGACGACGGGTTCACCATCACCCAGCAGGACGGCGTCAACTCCGGCGGCGCCCCGACCGCCTACCCGTCGCTGGTGTGGGGCTGCCACTACAACAACTGCACCAACGACTTCTCCCCGATCCTGGCCAGCTCCAGCGAGTTCGACAAGATCGGGTCGCAGGCCTCGTTCACCTACAACACCGGTGGCGTCTGGAACGCCTCGTACGACATCTGGTTCGACCCGACCGCCCGTAAGGACGGCCAGAACACCGGCGCCGAGATCATGATCTGGGCCAACCACGCCGGTGGCGCCTCGCCGGTCGGCTCCAAGGTCGGCGAGGTGACCACGGCCGGTGGCACCTGGGACGTCTGGTACGGCAACAGCGGTTGGAACGTCGTCTCGTACGTCCGCACCTCCGCGGCGTCGTCCGTCGACTACAAGGTGACGGACTTCTACGACGACGCCGTGGACCGCGGTTACGCGCAGGACTCCTGGTACCTCACCAGCATCCAGGCCGGGTTCGAGCCGTGGAGCGGTGGAAAGGGCCTGGGCATCGACGACTTCGCGGTGACCACGGACGGGTCGGGCGGCACCACGCCGGACGACTCGGGCACCACTGAGCCGACCGCCACCACCACCGCGACGCCGGTCGTCACCACCACGGCGCCCACCACCACCGACCCGGGCACCGGCACGGGCGGCGAGACCGGCGACTGCGCCGCGAGCTACAAGGTGACCCAGTCGTGGGGCTCCGGCTTCATCGGTGAGGTCACCGTGAAGAACACCGGTGACAGCGCCACCCAGGGCTGGAAGGTCAACTGGACCTGGCCGTCGGGCCAGAAGCTGGCCTCGATGTGGAACGCCTCCAACGAGACCTCCGGCAGCACCGTGACCGCGAGCAACGTCAGCTACAACGGCGGCGTGGCCAAGGGTGACAGCACCACGTTCGGGATGCAGGTGGACGGCTCCTCCGCCACCCCGACCCTGACCTGCACCGCCGGCTGA
- a CDS encoding helix-turn-helix transcriptional regulator: MAESIWARVNGPAELGAFVREVRERAEMTQEQLADAIGADRKYVYQVESGQGTRYALRLFALLRELDVDIQVRTR; the protein is encoded by the coding sequence ATGGCTGAATCGATCTGGGCCCGGGTGAACGGCCCGGCTGAGCTGGGTGCCTTCGTGCGTGAGGTGCGTGAGCGAGCCGAGATGACCCAGGAGCAGCTGGCTGATGCCATCGGGGCAGACCGTAAGTACGTCTATCAGGTCGAGTCCGGCCAGGGCACGCGCTATGCCCTGCGGCTGTTCGCGCTGCTGCGCGAGCTGGATGTCGACATCCAGGTACGCACCCGGTGA
- a CDS encoding IMPACT family protein, translating into MDDPAPDVARYPSTIAETFEHELVVKKSRFIAHLAPARSTEQADAVIAAVRKQYWDARHHCVAMVIGTHADQQRSSDGGEPSGTAGVPMLEVLRRRELTDLVAVVTRYFGGVKLGAGGLVRAYSSAVSEALDLVPVVQRTPAVRVSVDVPHPDAGRLQGVLRDWAAARDAQVAGVDYAANATITLLVPPARLDDLDASLAAASAGRLVAERGTTVVMEHLSGAHGDTR; encoded by the coding sequence GTGGACGATCCGGCCCCCGACGTGGCGCGCTACCCGTCCACCATCGCCGAGACGTTCGAGCACGAGCTGGTGGTCAAGAAGTCCCGGTTCATCGCCCACCTGGCCCCGGCTCGCAGCACCGAGCAGGCCGACGCCGTCATCGCGGCGGTGCGCAAGCAGTACTGGGACGCCCGGCACCACTGCGTCGCCATGGTCATCGGCACCCACGCCGACCAGCAGCGTTCCTCCGACGGGGGTGAGCCCTCCGGCACCGCGGGCGTCCCCATGCTCGAGGTGCTGCGCCGGCGTGAGCTCACCGACCTGGTGGCGGTGGTGACCCGCTACTTCGGCGGGGTCAAGCTCGGGGCCGGCGGACTGGTGCGGGCCTACTCCTCGGCCGTCTCCGAGGCCCTCGACCTGGTTCCGGTCGTGCAGCGCACCCCGGCCGTCCGGGTCAGCGTGGACGTCCCGCACCCGGACGCCGGGCGTCTCCAGGGCGTGCTGCGGGACTGGGCCGCCGCCCGCGACGCCCAGGTGGCCGGTGTGGACTACGCGGCGAACGCCACCATCACCCTGCTCGTGCCGCCCGCCCGGCTGGACGACCTCGACGCCTCACTCGCCGCCGCCAGCGCGGGCCGGCTGGTGGCCGAGCGCGGCACCACCGTGGTGATGGAGCACCTCTCCGGAGCCCACGGCGACACGCGATAA
- a CDS encoding nucleoside hydrolase — translation MPALPVFFDCDTGIDDSLALAQLVSRTDVDLVGISTVSGNTDAAQAARNTLDLLALLGRDDVPVAVGEHHPIAGDYAGGAPEVHGGNGIGDVELPRATRPVAAATGAEQLVATAREHAGRLHLIAVGPLTNLAKALDQAPDLPGLVGHVTIMGGAVWHEGNITPHAEANIHNDAEAAARVLGAGWPVTLVPLDVTMTHSLDGAAQAALAARGTTFHDALAGMLDCYFSFHEDRYGRRISALHDPMATMLATGQVTATTVRSTGIRVELEGETRGRTVAVEAGAQHPAVDVVTEIADPVGPWLLESLLGLSA, via the coding sequence TTGCCCGCTCTGCCCGTCTTCTTCGACTGCGACACCGGGATCGACGACTCCCTGGCCCTGGCCCAGCTGGTCTCCAGGACGGACGTCGACCTGGTCGGCATCAGCACGGTGAGCGGCAACACCGATGCCGCCCAGGCCGCCCGCAACACGCTCGACCTGCTGGCCCTGCTCGGCCGCGACGACGTGCCGGTCGCGGTCGGCGAGCACCACCCGATCGCCGGTGACTACGCCGGCGGGGCGCCGGAGGTGCACGGCGGCAACGGGATCGGCGACGTCGAGCTGCCCCGGGCCACTCGTCCCGTGGCCGCCGCCACCGGTGCCGAGCAGCTGGTCGCGACCGCCCGCGAGCACGCCGGGCGGCTTCACCTGATCGCCGTCGGCCCGCTGACCAACCTGGCCAAGGCCCTGGATCAGGCCCCCGACCTGCCCGGCCTGGTGGGACACGTGACGATCATGGGCGGGGCGGTCTGGCACGAGGGCAACATCACCCCGCACGCCGAGGCCAACATCCACAACGACGCCGAGGCGGCCGCCCGGGTGCTCGGCGCCGGGTGGCCGGTCACCCTGGTGCCGCTCGACGTCACGATGACCCACTCGCTCGACGGCGCCGCCCAGGCCGCGCTGGCCGCCCGCGGCACCACCTTCCACGACGCCCTGGCCGGCATGCTCGACTGTTACTTCAGCTTCCACGAAGACCGTTACGGCAGGCGGATCTCGGCGCTGCACGACCCGATGGCCACGATGCTGGCGACCGGTCAGGTCACGGCCACCACGGTGCGCTCCACCGGCATCCGGGTGGAGCTGGAGGGGGAGACCCGGGGCCGCACGGTCGCGGTGGAGGCCGGCGCGCAGCACCCGGCGGTGGACGTGGTCACCGAGATCGCCGACCCGGTCGGTCCCTGGCTGCTGGAGAGCCTTCTCGGCCTCTCCGCCTGA
- a CDS encoding Lrp/AsnC family transcriptional regulator, translated as MDIEAVDMIDRKIIDQLRIDGRRSFGEIGRYVGLSEGSVRSRYKRLLGLGIVQVVGMPNVTKIGLLEVHLSIRVRGATVAAVATALAEMPEVKYVAGCIGSYDLIVDARFDSHPEISAFLSEKIRRVPGIESIDTATTLEVLKDTYLWAGFRDPVTRPTRPHPASGTS; from the coding sequence ATGGACATCGAGGCCGTCGACATGATCGACCGGAAGATCATCGATCAGCTGCGCATCGACGGCCGCCGCTCGTTCGGTGAGATCGGGCGGTACGTGGGTCTTTCCGAGGGCAGTGTGCGGTCCCGGTACAAGCGGTTGCTGGGACTGGGCATCGTCCAGGTGGTCGGCATGCCCAACGTGACGAAAATCGGCCTGCTGGAAGTGCATCTGTCGATCCGGGTGCGAGGGGCCACGGTGGCGGCGGTGGCCACGGCGCTGGCCGAGATGCCCGAGGTGAAGTACGTGGCGGGCTGTATCGGCAGCTACGACCTGATCGTCGACGCCCGGTTCGACAGCCATCCGGAGATTTCGGCGTTCTTGTCCGAAAAGATCCGCCGGGTGCCCGGTATCGAGTCGATCGACACCGCGACCACCCTGGAGGTGCTGAAAGACACCTACCTGTGGGCCGGTTTCCGCGACCCGGTCACTCGCCCGACCCGCCCGCACCCGGCATCGGGAACCAGCTAG
- a CDS encoding Lrp/AsnC family transcriptional regulator: protein MAVDEIDRRLVELLGEDGRRTFTEMASMIGVSEATVRARVQRLTTDGTLRIVALCNPLTLGHQSVRLLLTVRGLTPRAVARSLLDLPMIGHVELVSGSHDIYLEGTARDLGQLADLLDELRRTPGVATIDQYVLTRLYKDYSWSGLRNPVGDRAHGLGGA from the coding sequence ATGGCAGTCGACGAGATCGACCGCCGCCTGGTCGAGCTGCTCGGCGAGGACGGGCGGCGCACGTTCACCGAGATGGCCTCGATGATCGGGGTCTCGGAGGCGACCGTGCGCGCCCGGGTGCAACGGCTCACCACCGACGGCACCCTGCGCATCGTGGCCCTGTGCAATCCCCTGACCCTGGGCCACCAGTCGGTGCGGCTGCTGCTCACCGTGCGCGGACTGACCCCGCGCGCGGTGGCCCGCAGCCTGCTCGACCTGCCGATGATCGGCCACGTGGAACTGGTCTCCGGCTCGCACGACATCTACCTCGAGGGCACGGCCCGCGACCTGGGGCAGCTGGCCGACCTTCTCGACGAGCTGCGCCGCACCCCCGGGGTGGCCACGATCGACCAGTATGTGCTCACCCGGCTGTACAAGGACTACTCCTGGTCGGGCCTGCGCAACCCGGTCGGAGACCGGGCGCACGGCCTGGGCGGCGCCTGA
- a CDS encoding 3-keto-5-aminohexanoate cleavage protein: protein MSVLIKAAVNGGRGYAENPAVPITPSEIARAAFEAVRAGADVVHAHARTADGGQTIHPDHVAAMVRAVKAVDPTIVLGTTTGLWTCSGHAERMKLLADWPADARPDFASVAFCEEGAAEAAELVLAQGMILESAVWDPKDVPALLDSPTLHQNVRILIEPEVEDADEAVAMARSIAAQVRAAGVTAPILYHGYEVTAWPLVRAAFEDGCETRVGYEDMLLLEDGTPAPDNAAMVRLARSIEAA, encoded by the coding sequence ATGAGTGTCTTGATCAAGGCCGCCGTCAACGGCGGACGCGGCTACGCCGAGAACCCGGCCGTGCCGATCACGCCGTCCGAGATCGCCCGGGCCGCCTTCGAGGCCGTGCGGGCCGGGGCCGACGTGGTGCACGCCCACGCGCGCACCGCCGACGGCGGCCAGACCATCCACCCGGACCACGTCGCGGCCATGGTGCGCGCGGTGAAGGCCGTGGACCCGACCATCGTGCTGGGCACCACCACCGGCCTGTGGACCTGCTCCGGGCACGCCGAACGGATGAAACTGCTGGCGGACTGGCCGGCAGACGCCCGGCCCGACTTCGCCAGCGTGGCCTTCTGCGAGGAGGGCGCCGCCGAGGCCGCCGAACTGGTGCTGGCCCAGGGGATGATCCTGGAGTCCGCGGTGTGGGACCCGAAAGACGTCCCGGCGCTGCTGGATTCACCCACTCTGCACCAGAACGTCCGGATCCTGATCGAGCCCGAGGTGGAAGACGCCGACGAGGCCGTGGCGATGGCCCGCTCGATCGCCGCCCAGGTGCGGGCCGCGGGCGTCACCGCCCCGATTCTGTACCACGGCTACGAGGTCACGGCCTGGCCCCTGGTGCGGGCCGCGTTCGAGGACGGCTGCGAGACCCGGGTGGGCTACGAGGACATGCTGCTGCTGGAAGACGGCACCCCGGCCCCGGACAACGCGGCGATGGTGCGCCTGGCCCGCTCGATCGAGGCCGCCTGA